The window AGTTGCACAAAGATTGGCGTACCTTTGGCGTGTACCGCATCGACAATTTGTTTCCAAGCCTCAGTCTGCTGAGCTGTATAGATACCAGGAGTATGTAGCCAACCATTAGCCTGTTGGGAAATAGTAGTACCTTCGGTAATAATTAAACCCACACTTGCTCGTTGAGCATAGTATTCTGCCATCAAAGCGTTAGGCATCCTTGACTCCCCCGCACGAGAGCGAGTCAAGGGAGCCATTACCACGCGATTTTTTAAGGTTAAACCTTGGAGATCGAAAGAACTGAGAAGATGTGGAACGTTTGTGGTAGTCATAGTCAATCAATGTATGAGATTTGACAGATTTTGCTATAGTTTGGCTAGGGAAGACAATCTTTCGCTCTTACAACACTGAGTACCGCACCCGTATTTCAAATTTTTATTCAGATTGACAGCAGCTTTAACGTTGATAAGTTCCTACCAATCTAGCTTGTGCTGTTACGGAATCGGCGATCGCTTCTAATAATTGTTCTCGACTTAAACCAGGTGCTAAGTCTAAAGAATGATTTAAAGCATAAAGCCAAAAGTAATAATGATGAACGCCATGCCCCGAAGGAGGAGCAGGCCCAGTGTAGCCATCACTACCAGCACTATTTACGCCTTCAGTATATTTTTTCCCCTCACCTTCAGCTATTTCAGTTACGCTGGGAGGAATATTATAAAGAGTCCAATGGGTAAACCCATACGGTAATGGTGCATCGGGGTCATGGCAAATTACAGCAAGCTGTTTGGTTTCGGGCGGTATCTTGCTCCACTGTAAAGCGGGAGAAACATTTTCTCCATCGCTGGTATAGCGTTTAGGGATAGTCTCTAGAGCTGAAAATACAGGGCTGCTGATTTTTAAATCTTTGAGTCTTAATTCCATAAATAATTTCTTGCTTACTTGTTTGTGACTGCTTTAAGCACAAATCTTTTTGACGCTAGCTAAAATCTTCACCTCATCCCACCAGGCTCTTAGCTTAGGAGTATGAGCGGTAACGGGAGCGAATTCTGGAGTTTTTTCCAAGTAAACAAAAATTGGAATCAAATAAAAATCGGCAATACTAATCATACTACCCACTAAGAAAGGACTACCTTGACATAAATCTTCAATGGCTTCTAATGCTTTGATCGTGGGAATAATCGCACCTTCTACTTTTTCTTCGTCAGCTTCACCACCCTGTTCGGGTACGATTAAACGCTGAATCACAATCGTGGTAATGGCAGGAGTATAAAGATAGTTATCGACAATTGCCATAATC of the Coleofasciculaceae cyanobacterium genome contains:
- a CDS encoding glutathione S-transferase family protein; translated protein: MPNIIVYGTPQSTYVRIVRLLLAEANIDYDLKDIGIFNGDNKTDEYLAKHPFGKVPTVEIDGINIYETAAITYYIDRKLSGGKFSPPDILMQTRMHQIMAIVDNYLYTPAITTIVIQRLIVPEQGGEADEEKVEGAIIPTIKALEAIEDLCQGSPFLVGSMISIADFYLIPIFVYLEKTPEFAPVTAHTPKLRAWWDEVKILASVKKICA
- a CDS encoding YbhB/YbcL family Raf kinase inhibitor-like protein — its product is MELRLKDLKISSPVFSALETIPKRYTSDGENVSPALQWSKIPPETKQLAVICHDPDAPLPYGFTHWTLYNIPPSVTEIAEGEGKKYTEGVNSAGSDGYTGPAPPSGHGVHHYYFWLYALNHSLDLAPGLSREQLLEAIADSVTAQARLVGTYQR